The genomic window ATGGGATACATCTAACAGGCGGCGCAGTACGATGAAGCCAGCGTCTCGCTCGGGTACCACATCAACACAAAGGTCACATATATAAACTCGGCCTCCAAAACAGTCACATGTGAAAATGGTGACATACTCCCCTACGATATTCTGGTCCTGGCCACAGGTTCACACGCCTCATTGCCACGCCACACACCCGGCTGCGACGCCAAGGGCGTGTTTGTCTACAGAACTATTGACGACTTGATAAATCTCATTGACTTTGCTGCCGAGCGCAAGGAGAGCACGGGATGTGTCGTCGGCGGTGGGCTCTTGGGTCTTGAAGCCGCCAAGGCAATGATGGACCTCGAGAGCTTCAGTTCCGTCAAGTTGATTGAGCGCAACGGGTGGGTGCTCAGCCGCCAGCTTGACCAGGAGGCAGGGGGCATGGTTGTGCAACAGGTCGGTGATCTTGGCCTAGACGTCATGCTGAGCAGGCGTGTGAGGGAGATCAAGGTCGATGGCGCGAATCACGTCGTGGGTGTAGTCTTCGAAGACGGCGAAGACCTCGATTGCTCGACGGTGTGTTTCGCCATTGGCATCACTCCCAGGGACGAGCTGGCCAGGGCTTCAGGGCTCGACTGTGTCCCGCGGTGCGGAGGCATCGCCGTCGGAGATGATTTGAGAACCAGCCAGCCCGACATTTACGCCATTGGCGAGTGCGCAAGCTGGCAAAGCCAGACGTTCGGCCTCATCGCCCCCGGCGTCGAGATGGCCGAGGTCCTGGCCTTTAACCTGACACAGGCCAAGCTCCACGCGCCGAGGGTATTCAAGCGCCCCGACCTGAGCACCAAGCTGAAGCTCCTGGGCGTCAACGTCGCCAGTTTCGGCGACTTCTTCGCAGACCGAGACGGGCCAGCCCATCTTCCTGCCAAGTACAAGAAGTTGGTCAACGGCGCGGCCAAGCAAGCGCAGACGGTCAAGACGCTCACCTACAAGGACCCCTTCCAGAACATCTACAAGAAGTACATCTTCACGTCAGACGGGAAAtacctcctcggcggcatgATGATTGGTGACACAAACGACTACATCAAGGTCGTCCCCATGGTCAAGACCATGAAGGAGCTAGACGTCCCGCCTAGCCAGTTCATCCTCGGCGCCAAGaaggacggcgacggcgacgacggcgacgacttGCCCGACGACACGCAAATATGCTCCTGCCACAACGTCACCAAAGCCGACGTCGTGAACTGCGTCAAGGACGGCTCATGCAAGGACCTGGGCGCCGTCAAGTCATGCACAAAGGCCGGCACGGGCTGCGGCGGGTGCATGCCTCTGGTCACGACAATCttcaacaagaccatggcggccatgggcAACGAGGTCAAGAACCACCTCTGTCCGCACTTCAGCTACTCGCGCGCGGAGCTGTACCACATCATCAGCGTGAAGCAGCTCAAGTCCCTGCGCGAGGTGATGCGCGAGGCGGGCAACGACGACACCAGCTCCGGCTGCGAGATGTGCAAGCCCGCCGTGGCgagcatcttggcctcgcTCTGGAACCAGCACGTCATGGCCAAAACCACCCACGGCCTGCAGGACACAAACGACCGCTACCTGGGCAATATCCAGCGCAACGGCACCTACTCTGTGGTGCCGCGCGTGCCGGGCGGCGAAATCACCCCAGACAAGCTGCTCGCCATTGGTGAGGTAGCCAAGCAGTATAACCTGTACACCAAGATCACCGGCGGCCAGAGAATCGACATGTTTGgtgccaagaagcaggacCTCGTGGATATATGGAGCAAACTCGTTGCAGCAGGCATGGAGTCTGGCCACGCCTACGCCAAGTCCCTTCGCACCGTCAAGAGCTGTGTAGGCACGACCTGGTGCCGATTCGGTATCGGTGACAGCGTAGGCATGGCTGTCAGACTAGAAGAGAGGTATAAGAGCATCAGGGCACCGCACAAGATTAAGGGTGGCGTGAGCGGCTGTGTGAGAGAGTGTGCAGAAGCCCAGAACAAGGAGTATGTtctttccctcctcctcctcttcccaCTTGTACTTGAtcctcaagagtcaagacaaAACCGCTAATCACAGATCCGCAGCTTCGGTCTCATCGCTACAGAGAAGGGGTTCAACATCTTCGTCGC from Metarhizium brunneum chromosome 2, complete sequence includes these protein-coding regions:
- the nit-6 gene encoding Nitrite reductase — protein: MTTDKKRVVVVGLGMVGIAFIEKLLKYDAHERQYTVTVLGEESHVAYNRVGLTSFFEHRKVENLYMNPLQWYDEASVSLGYHINTKVTYINSASKTVTCENGDILPYDILVLATGSHASLPRHTPGCDAKGVFVYRTIDDLINLIDFAAERKESTGCVVGGGLLGLEAAKAMMDLESFSSVKLIERNGWVLSRQLDQEAGGMVVQQVGDLGLDVMLSRRVREIKVDGANHVVGVVFEDGEDLDCSTVCFAIGITPRDELARASGLDCVPRCGGIAVGDDLRTSQPDIYAIGECASWQSQTFGLIAPGVEMAEVLAFNLTQAKLHAPRVFKRPDLSTKLKLLGVNVASFGDFFADRDGPAHLPAKYKKLVNGAAKQAQTVKTLTYKDPFQNIYKKYIFTSDGKYLLGGMMIGDTNDYIKVVPMVKTMKELDVPPSQFILGAKKDGDGDDGDDLPDDTQICSCHNVTKADVVNCVKDGSCKDLGAVKSCTKAGTGCGGCMPLVTTIFNKTMAAMGNEVKNHLCPHFSYSRAELYHIISVKQLKSLREVMREAGNDDTSSGCEMCKPAVASILASLWNQHVMAKTTHGLQDTNDRYLGNIQRNGTYSVVPRVPGGEITPDKLLAIGEVAKQYNLYTKITGGQRIDMFGAKKQDLVDIWSKLVAAGMESGHAYAKSLRTVKSCVGTTWCRFGIGDSVGMAVRLEERYKSIRAPHKIKGGVSGCVRECAEAQNKDFGLIATEKGFNIFVAGNGGAKPKHSELLAKDVPPADVVPILDRYLMFYIRTADKLQRTARWLESLPGGIKYLREVILDDKLGICASLEAQMKGLVASYFDEWAEAIRNPEMVARFKQFQNTPDTVDSMETEQDRGQSRPVYWPKEPAAQDFGSMGGRWSSTAWEPVIEAVYFDGADELPNGISATVKRGDTQLAVWRFRGRYYATQQMCPHKRAFVLSDGLVGHNPAKSCSNDNDNDNGGGQQSAAPWISCPHHKRNFDMRDGSCSNDGSLSIATFSVEPREDGLLYLKLPPVEELDAALGTTKWRVRKGESGDSPFAELDRKMQLVGRKSRRVNGIKPTVNGTLDGSADGTGSESARPALMAGGGGCGSAPDW